Proteins from a single region of Candidatus Saccharibacteria bacterium:
- the rpsD gene encoding 30S ribosomal protein S4 yields MARDTSPIVKQSRREGYALHPKAHKIMAKKAGIPGQHAHGRQGKQSLYATQLREKQKVRRTYGLLEKQFARLMSEASRRREGLAGENLLQLLELRLDNAVYRAGFATSRRAARQLVGHGHFMLNGRRVDIPSIRLKAGDVLTVREKSTKSGYFAQIDDIVKNSVQSPLSWLKSDVKKLKIEITGLPKREEAEADINEQLIVEYYSR; encoded by the coding sequence ATGGCACGAGATACTTCGCCTATTGTGAAGCAAAGCCGCCGAGAAGGTTACGCGCTTCACCCTAAAGCACACAAAATCATGGCTAAAAAAGCCGGTATTCCAGGTCAGCACGCACATGGACGCCAGGGCAAACAAAGCCTCTACGCAACCCAACTTCGTGAGAAGCAGAAGGTTCGTCGCACATACGGTCTGCTTGAAAAGCAGTTCGCTCGACTTATGAGCGAAGCAAGTCGTCGCCGAGAAGGCCTAGCAGGTGAAAACCTTCTACAACTTCTTGAACTACGTCTTGATAACGCCGTTTACCGCGCAGGTTTTGCAACCAGCCGCCGCGCTGCCCGTCAGCTCGTTGGTCACGGTCACTTTATGCTAAACGGCCGCCGCGTCGACATTCCGTCAATCCGCCTTAAAGCTGGTGACGTACTTACTGTTCGCGAAAAAAGCACTAAGTCAGGATACTTCGCACAAATTGATGACATTGTTAAGAACTCAGTTCAAAGCCCACTTTCATGGCTCAAAAGCGATGTAAAGAAGCTAAAGATTGAGATTACGGGTCTTCCAAAGCGTGAAGAAGCAGAAGCAGACATTAATGAGCAGCTAATCGTTGAGTACTACTCACGTTAA
- a CDS encoding DNA-directed RNA polymerase subunit alpha, with the protein MSKVIHNPALANIDETSTTSATFSIEPLHAGYGNTLGNSLRRVLLSSIEGAAIVAFRIEGATHEFTTVDGVKEDVVDIMLNLKNIRVKVHSDQPIELRLEKKGAGVITAGDIKASGDVEIIDPEQVIATIDDPKKSVVMDIVVEAGRGYRTIEESSESRLHSDMIALDAVFSPVLRVRYKVASTRVGQETNLDKLDISVETDGSISPREAFEEAAAILVNQYTALAGSTTVEAAPALGQTQEDETSELNTSIEELGLTARTANALINNEIRTVHDLVTLSEQDLRELKGFGSKALDEVKDKLAELEL; encoded by the coding sequence ATGTCCAAAGTAATTCACAACCCCGCACTCGCAAATATTGACGAGACAAGCACTACCAGCGCAACATTCTCTATCGAGCCGCTTCACGCTGGCTACGGTAACACCCTTGGTAACAGCTTGCGTCGTGTTCTCCTTTCGAGTATCGAAGGTGCCGCTATCGTCGCTTTCCGCATCGAAGGTGCAACACACGAGTTCACCACGGTTGATGGCGTTAAAGAAGACGTCGTTGACATCATGTTGAACCTCAAAAATATTCGCGTTAAAGTGCACAGCGACCAGCCTATCGAGCTTCGCCTCGAGAAAAAAGGCGCTGGCGTTATTACAGCAGGCGACATTAAAGCTAGCGGCGACGTAGAGATTATCGACCCAGAGCAAGTAATTGCTACTATCGACGATCCTAAAAAGTCTGTCGTTATGGACATTGTCGTTGAAGCTGGCCGCGGTTACCGTACTATCGAAGAATCAAGCGAAAGCCGTCTTCACAGCGATATGATCGCTCTTGACGCCGTGTTTAGCCCAGTTCTCCGCGTACGTTACAAAGTAGCAAGCACCCGTGTTGGCCAAGAAACCAACCTCGACAAGCTAGATATCAGTGTTGAAACCGACGGCTCAATCAGCCCACGTGAAGCATTCGAAGAAGCTGCTGCTATCCTTGTTAACCAATACACTGCACTTGCTGGTTCTACAACCGTAGAAGCTGCACCTGCACTTGGTCAGACACAAGAAGACGAAACCAGTGAGCTCAACACTTCAATCGAAGAACTTGGTCTTACTGCTCGTACTGCAAACGCGCTTATCAACAACGAAATTCGCACCGTTCACGACCTCGTGACCCTTAGCGAACAAGATTTGCGCGAACTAAAGGGCTTTGGAAGCAAAGCGCTTGATGAAGTTAAAGATAAACTAGCGGAGCTTGAACTCTAA
- the rplQ gene encoding 50S ribosomal protein L17, whose amino-acid sequence MHRHGYKGRKFGRERDQRRALLKGLATSLVEHGKIETTLPKAKELVRYIEKVITKAKKGDLHNRRQVIAALSTQAAAFKLVDEIAPQLTARNSGHVRVQRTRLRVGDGAQMATIGFVDELKAAPKEEVKA is encoded by the coding sequence ATGCATCGACACGGATACAAAGGGCGCAAGTTTGGTCGCGAACGCGACCAGCGCCGCGCATTGCTTAAAGGCTTAGCTACCAGCCTTGTCGAACACGGCAAGATTGAGACCACGCTTCCAAAAGCCAAAGAGCTAGTGCGTTACATAGAAAAAGTTATTACAAAGGCTAAAAAGGGTGACCTTCACAACCGCCGCCAAGTTATTGCCGCATTGTCTACACAGGCAGCTGCATTCAAACTTGTCGACGAGATCGCACCTCAGCTTACTGCTCGCAACAGCGGACACGTTCGTGTACAGCGTACACGCCTACGTGTTGGTGACGGCGCTCAGATGGCAACGATTGGTTTTGTTGACGAGCTAAAAGCCGCACCTAAAGAGGAGGTAAAAGCGTAA
- the rplM gene encoding 50S ribosomal protein L13, with the protein MSINAKTYSQKPSEVSRRWILIDASEAPLGRIATQIATYLTGKYKPSYTPHIDGGDYVVVINAKDAVVTGDKETGKVYYRHSGFPGGIKDATLAEVREKFPERIIEAAVKGMLPKNKLSPERMNRLRVFAGSDHTHTAQTPEKVEVK; encoded by the coding sequence ATGTCTATCAACGCAAAAACTTACTCGCAAAAACCAAGCGAAGTTTCACGCCGATGGATTCTTATCGACGCATCAGAAGCTCCACTTGGCCGTATTGCAACCCAAATTGCTACCTACCTAACTGGTAAGTACAAGCCAAGCTACACACCACACATCGATGGCGGCGACTACGTAGTAGTTATCAACGCTAAAGATGCTGTTGTAACCGGCGACAAAGAAACTGGAAAAGTTTACTACCGTCACAGTGGTTTCCCTGGTGGTATCAAAGACGCGACACTTGCAGAAGTACGCGAAAAGTTCCCAGAGCGAATCATCGAAGCGGCAGTAAAGGGTATGCTTCCTAAAAACAAGCTGTCTCCAGAACGCATGAACCGCCTGCGCGTTTTTGCCGGTAGCGATCACACGCACACCGCACAAACTCCAGAGAAAGTTGAGGTTAAATAA
- the rpsI gene encoding 30S ribosomal protein S9 encodes MAEGKYFYGLGRRKAATARARLYAGKGTVTINDKPAAQYLSENKALLAEVTDPLALVNKQKEFDVTVKVKGGGLAGQVDAIKLAIAKALTVGHADLRSTLKKAEFLRRDPREKERKKYGLRSARKREQYSKR; translated from the coding sequence ATGGCTGAAGGTAAATACTTCTACGGACTTGGTCGTCGTAAAGCCGCTACCGCCCGCGCACGTTTGTACGCAGGTAAGGGTACGGTCACGATCAACGACAAGCCAGCTGCTCAATACCTTTCAGAAAACAAAGCCCTTCTTGCCGAAGTTACCGATCCACTTGCGCTCGTTAACAAGCAAAAAGAGTTCGATGTTACTGTAAAAGTAAAGGGTGGTGGACTTGCCGGCCAGGTAGATGCAATCAAACTTGCAATCGCCAAAGCATTGACCGTTGGTCACGCCGACCTCCGCTCTACGCTTAAAAAAGCCGAGTTCCTACGCCGCGACCCACGCGAAAAAGAACGCAAGAAATACGGTCTTCGTTCTGCTCGCAAGCGCGAACAGTACTCAAAGCGTTAA
- a CDS encoding M20 family metallopeptidase has protein sequence MKTEAYLQLARLVAMPTISDDTKANEAALDYIESYLSTRGMYCRRDRFNGHGTLLASTRSDNLQNPTVLLTAHVDVVTGSDKVFLLRRRGDKLYGRGTYDMKFSIAGYLQLVDELQEDLSSYDFGILITTDEEIGSESCLRLVEAGLRPGVCIMPDSTAPGWDIETVAKGFWRFDLTAKGKAAHGARPWEGDSASFKLIHALHELKTRFENHHEGTDSLNIGKINGGHGYNVVPSEMTAAVEIRYLNKENLKAQRDMIDELCRKYDLHFEEQSLGSSVLTDLNHPLVKKYVESVEGVTSKKPLPFISCAASDAPPFYDAGITCILSCCVGGGHHGEDEWISLSSFLQFVPILRSFLDSVARK, from the coding sequence ATGAAGACCGAGGCTTATTTGCAGCTTGCGAGGCTAGTCGCTATGCCGACTATTAGCGATGATACTAAAGCAAATGAAGCAGCTCTTGATTATATAGAGTCGTATCTTTCTACGCGAGGTATGTATTGCAGGAGAGATCGTTTCAATGGCCACGGCACCCTACTTGCATCTACTCGTAGCGATAACTTACAAAATCCTACTGTGCTACTAACGGCTCATGTCGATGTCGTAACTGGGAGTGATAAAGTGTTCCTACTCCGACGAAGGGGCGATAAGCTCTATGGTCGCGGTACTTATGATATGAAATTTTCGATCGCGGGATATCTTCAGTTGGTGGATGAGCTTCAAGAGGATCTGAGTAGCTATGATTTCGGCATTCTTATCACGACCGACGAAGAAATTGGAAGCGAGAGTTGTCTGCGACTCGTTGAGGCCGGACTGCGCCCAGGTGTTTGTATTATGCCCGACTCCACAGCTCCGGGTTGGGATATCGAAACCGTAGCAAAAGGGTTCTGGCGCTTTGACCTAACGGCTAAGGGAAAGGCGGCGCACGGTGCTAGGCCTTGGGAGGGCGACAGTGCGTCGTTTAAGTTAATCCATGCCCTGCATGAGCTAAAGACGCGTTTCGAAAATCATCACGAGGGGACTGATTCGCTCAATATCGGCAAGATTAACGGAGGTCACGGATATAACGTCGTGCCGTCCGAAATGACAGCTGCAGTGGAAATACGCTATTTAAATAAAGAAAACCTGAAGGCTCAGCGCGATATGATTGACGAGCTCTGTCGTAAATATGACCTTCATTTTGAAGAACAGTCACTCGGCTCTTCTGTCCTAACCGATCTTAATCATCCACTTGTTAAAAAGTACGTCGAAAGTGTTGAGGGGGTAACCAGTAAAAAGCCATTGCCGTTTATATCTTGCGCCGCCAGTGACGCTCCTCCATTTTACGATGCAGGCATCACCTGTATTCTTTCGTGTTGCGTGGGTGGTGGGCATCATGGCGAAGACGAATGGATCAGTCTCTCTAGCTTTTTGCAGTTCGTGCCTATTTTGCGCTCGTTTTTGGACTCCGTGGCGCGCAAGTGA
- a CDS encoding alpha/beta fold hydrolase translates to MWDELVHRWLKIPYTLNVRVDQRVKKPRATILFIHGIGNSGEAWNDVVSRLPSDLRVITVDLLGFGSSHRPPWAVYNARLQARSVIATFLKLRVHGPVIIVGHSLGSLIAVEIAKKYPLLVRSLILCSPPFYKVDETKRILLPSSDKILRDIYRTARRYPEQFVQISMLAVKLGLVNASFNLSKDNADTYMNALESSIINQTSLQDATGLSVPTKIIYGKLDPVVVARNLKYLAKANSNITVSSVIASHEIRGAFIPAITHALEEEVKKPRHTIKDML, encoded by the coding sequence ATGTGGGACGAGCTGGTTCATCGGTGGCTAAAAATACCGTACACATTGAACGTGCGCGTCGACCAGCGCGTTAAAAAACCGCGCGCAACCATATTATTTATTCACGGCATAGGCAACAGTGGCGAGGCATGGAACGATGTCGTGTCGCGGCTACCAAGCGATCTACGGGTTATTACCGTAGATCTTTTGGGTTTTGGCAGTTCGCATAGGCCGCCCTGGGCGGTGTATAATGCTCGGTTGCAAGCAAGGTCAGTAATTGCGACGTTCTTAAAGTTACGCGTTCATGGGCCAGTTATCATAGTAGGGCATTCGCTGGGGTCGCTGATCGCCGTAGAGATCGCCAAAAAATATCCGCTGCTCGTACGCTCACTTATTTTGTGCAGCCCGCCGTTTTATAAGGTAGACGAGACAAAGCGTATATTACTACCAAGCAGCGACAAAATCCTGCGCGATATTTACCGCACTGCGCGCAGGTACCCGGAGCAATTTGTGCAGATTTCGATGCTGGCAGTAAAACTTGGGCTCGTAAACGCCTCGTTTAACCTCAGTAAAGACAACGCCGATACCTACATGAACGCGTTAGAATCGAGTATTATTAACCAAACGTCGCTACAAGACGCCACCGGGCTTTCAGTACCGACAAAAATTATTTACGGCAAGCTCGACCCGGTTGTTGTGGCGCGCAACCTAAAATACCTTGCCAAAGCCAACTCAAATATTACGGTCTCAAGCGTTATTGCCTCGCACGAAATACGTGGCGCGTTTATTCCGGCTATCACCCACGCGCTAGAAGAGGAAGTAAAAAAGCCTCGCCACACCATAAAAGATATGCTATAG
- a CDS encoding succinylglutamate desuccinylase/aspartoacylase family protein gives MKILLLGSQHGNELLGEKLYAHIKNKRTELLPYITHKNANLRARRQNVRYTESDLNRSYNGKNTTYEERRATAILRYIQQQDFDLVLDLHTTTCKQVPCLIAPGITPDLQRFMRASSIETVVEMSHDIVKTSLIGVHSKSISVEVNRNEITTDLLEQLCDDLLRFIQNKAHDLPKKVYKIDDLLRKKSITSEQAKTLKNFEYSPLGFYPVLVGENSYKKQTDYLGFKAYKVRVCKV, from the coding sequence ATGAAAATTCTACTTTTAGGCTCGCAACACGGCAACGAACTGCTGGGCGAAAAACTGTACGCACATATTAAAAATAAACGCACGGAACTTTTGCCGTACATAACGCACAAAAACGCCAATCTACGGGCGCGCAGGCAAAATGTGCGCTATACAGAATCGGATTTGAATCGCAGCTATAACGGTAAAAACACAACCTACGAAGAGCGCAGAGCGACGGCAATTTTGCGCTATATACAGCAGCAAGATTTCGACCTTGTACTTGATTTACATACCACTACCTGCAAGCAAGTGCCATGCCTTATTGCCCCTGGCATCACGCCCGATTTGCAGCGATTTATGCGCGCCAGTTCTATCGAAACGGTTGTAGAAATGAGCCACGATATCGTAAAAACATCGCTTATCGGCGTCCATAGCAAAAGCATTTCGGTAGAAGTAAATAGAAACGAAATTACGACCGATTTACTCGAGCAACTTTGCGATGATCTGCTGCGTTTTATACAAAATAAAGCGCACGATTTACCCAAAAAAGTATACAAAATTGACGACCTTTTACGCAAAAAATCAATCACTAGCGAACAAGCAAAAACGCTCAAAAACTTCGAGTACAGTCCACTCGGCTTTTACCCCGTACTAGTAGGCGAAAACTCATATAAAAAACAGACAGACTATCTGGGCTTTAAAGCGTACAAGGTACGCGTTTGTAAGGTATAA
- the trpS gene encoding tryptophan--tRNA ligase — protein MTKPTILTGLRANNDLTIGNYFGAMLPMIDMAKQKSADYQINMFIPDLHSFTTPIDHAQLYDQILHNARLFVAAGLPLNNDSIYLYRQSYISAHSELTWILDCFTGFGEMGRMIQFKDKSASIGADRTSVGLFNYPVLMAADILLYNAEYVPVGDDQSQHVEFTRDIGERMNARFGDIFTVPKPVKEQHAFFGKDQGLRIKDLVTPTKKMSKSDDSGKGVIFLGDEPSEAAKKIMSATTDDLAEIHFDREKQPGISNLLEILSLLRGQPLTETIAEFEGQTRYGDFKKVVANEMEAFLAEFQTRLAAINDAELLQKLEASERTLTTTANATLLRAQQAVGLRPKEV, from the coding sequence ATGACAAAACCAACTATTCTTACCGGCCTTCGCGCCAACAACGACCTCACGATAGGTAACTATTTTGGCGCAATGTTGCCAATGATCGACATGGCCAAGCAAAAATCGGCCGATTATCAAATCAACATGTTTATTCCTGATTTGCATAGTTTTACAACACCGATTGACCATGCGCAGCTATACGACCAAATCCTACACAACGCGCGACTATTCGTTGCCGCCGGCCTGCCACTAAACAACGACAGCATCTACCTGTACCGCCAAAGCTACATTTCAGCCCACAGCGAGCTAACGTGGATTTTGGATTGCTTTACAGGATTCGGCGAGATGGGACGCATGATCCAATTTAAAGACAAGTCCGCTTCGATTGGCGCAGATCGTACGAGCGTTGGCTTATTCAACTACCCAGTGCTTATGGCGGCCGACATACTGCTTTACAACGCCGAGTACGTTCCAGTAGGGGACGATCAAAGCCAGCATGTCGAATTCACCCGCGATATTGGCGAGCGCATGAACGCTCGTTTTGGCGATATCTTTACGGTGCCAAAACCCGTAAAAGAGCAGCACGCATTTTTTGGCAAAGACCAGGGACTTCGCATTAAAGATTTGGTAACGCCAACCAAAAAAATGAGCAAAAGCGACGATTCAGGCAAGGGCGTTATCTTTTTGGGTGACGAACCAAGCGAAGCTGCTAAAAAAATCATGTCGGCAACGACAGATGACTTAGCCGAGATTCATTTTGACCGCGAAAAGCAGCCAGGCATTAGCAACCTGCTAGAGATTTTGTCGCTACTGCGCGGCCAGCCGCTTACCGAAACTATTGCAGAGTTCGAGGGTCAAACTCGCTACGGCGACTTTAAAAAGGTCGTCGCAAACGAAATGGAAGCGTTCCTAGCGGAGTTCCAAACCCGTCTAGCAGCAATAAACGACGCCGAGCTTTTGCAAAAGCTTGAAGCATCGGAACGTACACTTACAACAACCGCAAATGCAACCCTTCTTCGCGCCCAACAAGCCGTCGGCTTGCGCCCGAAAGAGGTCTAA
- a CDS encoding RluA family pseudouridine synthase, producing the protein MVKVSSSDILAILRRFELANEDNVPRHIEHVKFSNPHEKNTLISFRYNKRQFYVLFDDTAEDDEAYILQQIRTDKQDVIGDILENPHDSTATFGLPFKGKEIYLFAVKSDKKRLDNILSSLYPDISRSTWQKRIKAGHVSVNGEVQTSPKFAATDADNIAVHTPDAADYSEHELPIVYIDENVIVINKPIGVLTHSKGAMNEEFSVADFFRRYSTYNSDTNRPGIVHRLDRDTSGIMIGARNPETATMLQKQFADRKTKKTYIAVVEGVLKQDAAKIELPIGRNPSAPSTFRVDAKGKVATTNYTVLDANDTESLVELRPVTGRTHQLRVHMSYIGNPIVGDRVYGKPADRLYLHAYKLEVTIPSGDRKVFDAPLPAEFKAKFPNTSL; encoded by the coding sequence ATGGTTAAAGTTTCAAGCTCGGATATTCTGGCGATTTTACGTCGCTTTGAACTAGCAAACGAAGATAACGTCCCGCGTCATATCGAACATGTAAAGTTTTCGAACCCACACGAAAAAAACACGCTAATTTCGTTTCGCTACAACAAGCGTCAATTCTACGTTTTGTTCGACGACACCGCCGAAGACGACGAAGCATATATTCTTCAGCAAATTCGCACCGACAAGCAAGATGTTATCGGTGATATTCTAGAGAACCCACACGATTCTACCGCAACATTCGGTCTGCCGTTCAAAGGCAAGGAAATCTACCTGTTTGCCGTAAAATCAGACAAAAAACGACTCGATAATATTCTATCGTCGCTTTACCCAGATATCTCGCGCAGCACATGGCAAAAGCGTATCAAAGCTGGCCATGTAAGTGTGAACGGCGAAGTACAGACATCACCAAAGTTTGCTGCTACCGATGCCGACAACATTGCCGTTCACACACCTGACGCAGCAGATTATAGTGAGCATGAACTACCGATTGTTTATATCGACGAAAACGTTATTGTTATTAACAAACCTATCGGCGTATTAACGCACTCAAAAGGTGCAATGAACGAAGAGTTCAGTGTGGCTGATTTTTTCCGTCGTTATTCTACCTACAATAGCGACACAAACCGCCCAGGCATCGTTCACCGGTTGGATCGCGACACGAGTGGAATCATGATTGGCGCACGCAACCCCGAAACTGCAACAATGCTGCAAAAACAGTTCGCCGATCGCAAGACTAAAAAGACATATATTGCAGTTGTCGAAGGCGTCTTAAAGCAAGACGCCGCAAAAATCGAACTCCCAATTGGTCGTAATCCGTCTGCGCCAAGCACGTTTCGTGTCGACGCCAAGGGAAAAGTTGCCACCACAAACTATACCGTGCTCGATGCAAATGACACGGAGAGTCTTGTAGAACTTCGACCCGTCACTGGCCGCACGCACCAGCTGCGCGTTCATATGTCGTACATTGGCAACCCGATTGTTGGCGACCGCGTATACGGCAAACCAGCCGACAGGCTTTATTTGCACGCTTACAAACTTGAAGTAACCATTCCTTCAGGCGACCGCAAGGTTTTTGACGCGCCGCTTCCTGCCGAGTTCAAAGCCAAATTTCCTAACACCTCGCTATGA
- a CDS encoding AAA family ATPase yields the protein MTLIVHPSSQKKLDQLAQELPQAVLLSGEKGVGLYAIAKHLAGKRFAGELHPQDIKENADENGTIRVEMVRSLYEQTRAKHTTDKVIVIDNADRMSHGAQNAFLKLLEEPNAHIHFILTAHAPQKLLQTIRSRVQHSHIQPATPAQTAEHITSLGISDPTRKAQLSFIAEGLPAEISRLVADDEYFKERARIIGDARTFLQADKYGRLVIVQKYRTDRAEALQFIDSTLQILRRSISAKPQQQLITQLDKLLETRERISANHNIALQLARFVV from the coding sequence ATGACCCTAATTGTTCATCCATCGTCGCAAAAAAAGCTCGATCAACTGGCGCAAGAATTACCCCAGGCAGTGCTACTTAGCGGCGAAAAGGGGGTAGGGCTTTATGCTATCGCCAAGCATTTAGCGGGCAAACGTTTTGCTGGAGAGCTTCACCCTCAGGACATAAAAGAAAACGCCGATGAAAACGGCACAATCCGCGTCGAAATGGTGCGCAGTCTTTACGAACAAACACGAGCAAAGCACACCACCGACAAAGTTATCGTTATTGATAACGCCGATCGCATGAGCCACGGCGCCCAAAATGCATTTTTAAAGCTTCTCGAGGAGCCAAATGCACATATTCATTTTATTCTTACGGCGCATGCGCCCCAGAAATTATTGCAAACGATTCGCTCGCGCGTTCAGCATTCTCATATTCAACCAGCAACACCAGCACAAACGGCCGAGCATATCACCAGCCTTGGAATTAGCGATCCGACACGAAAAGCCCAGCTGTCATTTATTGCCGAGGGTTTACCGGCGGAAATATCGCGCCTTGTGGCCGACGACGAGTATTTTAAAGAGCGTGCCCGAATTATCGGCGACGCCCGCACGTTTTTACAAGCCGATAAATACGGTCGTCTTGTTATCGTACAAAAATACCGCACCGATAGGGCCGAGGCTCTTCAATTTATCGACAGCACCTTGCAGATTCTTCGCCGCAGTATTAGCGCCAAGCCTCAGCAACAGCTTATTACACAGCTCGATAAGCTACTGGAGACCCGTGAACGTATCAGTGCAAACCACAATATAGCGCTTCAGCTCGCCCGGTTCGTGGTATAA
- a CDS encoding tetratricopeptide repeat protein, which produces MLGILLIAAFGAWAVLRQQTITEVATDLPLKISDKLEQLWDVAQESLRDKKYLRAEKALLTILRVDERNATAYNRLGILYAKQQAFKDAIECFEIAQSLEPSASSLHNVGLIYYETKQYEKAALAFEQALAMESDLAARHVAYAKVQEKLGRNKKMIESLERAVEIDESPQTLNILADAYDRNDQQELAAELRAKATKMLIPQAPPKPRMSRPQRKVM; this is translated from the coding sequence ATGTTAGGAATCTTACTGATTGCAGCTTTTGGCGCATGGGCCGTATTGCGACAGCAAACCATCACCGAAGTTGCTACAGATTTACCACTCAAAATATCCGATAAGCTAGAGCAGCTGTGGGATGTTGCGCAGGAATCTTTGCGTGATAAAAAATATTTGCGCGCCGAAAAAGCCCTGCTTACTATTTTGCGCGTCGATGAGCGCAACGCCACCGCCTACAATCGCCTCGGTATTTTATATGCCAAACAACAGGCGTTCAAAGATGCTATCGAATGTTTCGAGATCGCCCAAAGCCTAGAGCCAAGCGCAAGTAGTCTTCATAACGTTGGACTTATCTACTACGAAACAAAGCAATACGAAAAAGCGGCGCTCGCCTTTGAGCAAGCCCTGGCCATGGAAAGCGACCTGGCCGCACGACACGTTGCCTACGCAAAAGTACAAGAGAAGCTTGGCCGCAATAAAAAGATGATTGAATCACTTGAGCGTGCCGTCGAGATAGATGAATCGCCACAAACACTTAATATTCTTGCCGACGCCTACGATCGTAATGATCAGCAAGAACTAGCGGCAGAGCTTCGCGCTAAGGCAACGAAAATGCTTATTCCGCAAGCACCACCAAAACCTCGAATGTCCCGCCCGCAACGCAAGGTTATGTAG
- the rpmG gene encoding 50S ribosomal protein L33 has protein sequence MAKKNTKRKLVGLVSELTGHRSYYTTKNVQNTTEKIRIRKYDPIARVHAFYVETKKSLGRNEIKPRKS, from the coding sequence ATGGCAAAGAAGAATACAAAGCGCAAACTAGTTGGTCTTGTAAGCGAACTTACGGGTCACCGTAGTTACTACACCACCAAGAACGTGCAAAACACCACCGAAAAAATCCGTATCCGCAAGTACGATCCAATCGCACGCGTTCACGCGTTTTACGTTGAAACCAAAAAGAGCCTCGGCCGCAACGAAATCAAGCCTCGTAAGAGCTAA